One genomic window of Cercospora beticola chromosome 5, complete sequence includes the following:
- a CDS encoding uncharacterized protein (CAZy:GH43), with protein MRSFAVQLLTAATSLATLTQCSPILNTRQDAQYEGYAFAYFTGNSIDGEKIYLAASNGNNALDWQELNGGQPVLSSNQGTKGLRDPFVIRSNDGTKFFLIATDLSIGSGTSWGDSVRTGSRYLEIWESEDLVNWSEQRHVLVSPPTAGNTWAPEAYYDEDIGSYVVYWASSLYAEDDTNHTGNTYHRMMYATTQDFITFSEAKIWQDAGTSRIDSTVLKSGDTFYRFTKDEGGVTGCTDIIQESSPTLLSQLDGWTTVASCIGRDAGTQAIEGPTSFRANPADVNGDKFYLFVDEYGGRGYIPLETADIANPDWKVSPSYKLPTSPRHGTVIPVTAAELQRLTSALAKREENKLQKRSTLIPGLYADPNIAIVGCEYYIYATTDGFPGWGGQQFFVWKSSDLVTWTRSDTAFLTLNGTNGNVPWATGNAWAPGFIERDGKFYFYFSGQNPTYDRKTIGVAVASSPEGPFTAEPTAMILNNEAITSGQAIDPQAFHDPITGKFYLYWGNGNPVMAELSQDMKSIIPSTLQSISGLTDFREASFVVYRAPYYHFTYSIDDTGSPNYRVGYATGPSATGPWTYHGVILEKDESQGILGTAHNSIVNVPGTDEWFIAYHRFRIPNGDGTHRETTVDKLEFGEDGLIRKVVPTLDGPGERRICGY; from the exons ATGCGGTCTTTTGCGGTTCAGCTGCTCACAGCTGCGACTAGCCTTGCCACACTGACACAATGCAGCCCTATATTGAACACGAGGCAAGATGCACAATATGAAGGCTATGCATTTGCCTATTTCACAGGCAACTCCATCGATGGCGAGAAAATCTACTTGGCTGCCAGCAATGGCAATAATGCTTTGGATTGGCAAGAGCTGAATGGAG GTCAACCCGTGCTATCTTCAAACCAAGGCACGAAAGGTCTTCGGGACCCATTTGTTATCCGATCGAACGACGGCACCAAGTTCTTCCTCATAGCGACAGACTTGTCGATTGGGTCAGGCACATCATGGGGAGACTCAGTGAGGACGGGGAGCAGATATCTTGAGATTTGGGAGAGCGAAGACCTTGTCAACTGGTCAGAGCAACGACACGTGCTTGTGTCGCCTCCTACTGCCGGCAACACATGG GCACCAGAAGCTTACTACGACGAAGACATTGGCTCTTACGTGGTCTACTGGGCGTCAAGTCTCTATGCCGAAGACGATACCAACCACACTGGCAACACCTACCACCGAATGATGTACGCCACCACTCAGGACTTTATCACTTTCAGCGAAGCAAAGATCTGGCAAGACGCTGGAACATCTCGCATTGACTCCACAGTCCTCAAATCTGGCGATACATTCTACCGCTTCACAAAGGATGAGGGTGGAGTGACAGGCTGCACCGATATCATTCAAGAGAGTTCACCAACACTTCTGAGTCAACTCGATGGGTGGACGACAGTGGCAAGCTGCATTGGCCGCGACGCAGGAACTCAGGCCATTGAAGGCCCAACTTCCTTCCGCGCAAATCCTGCTGATGTCAATGGCGACAAGTTCTACCTTTTCGTGGACGAGTATGGTGGAAGAGGATACATCCCACTCGAGACAGCAGACATTGCCAACCCTGACTGGAAGGTCTCCCCTTCATACAAACTGCCAACGAGCCCTCGCCATGGCACTGTCATCCCAGTAACTGCAGCCGAACTTCAGCGCCTGACGAGCGCACTGGCGAAGCGGGAGGAAAACAAGCTGCAGAAGCGCAGCACTTTGATTCCAGGCCT ATACGCAGACCCCaacatcgccatcgtcgGCTGCGAATACTACATCTACGCCACAACCGACGGCTTCCCAGGCTGGGGCGGCCAACAATTCTTCGTCTGGAAATCCTCCGACCTCGTCACCTGGACCCGCTCCGACACAGCCTTCCTCACCTTGAACGGCACAAACGGCAACGTCCCCTGGGCCACAGGCAACGCCTGGGCCCCCGGCTTCATCGAACGCGACGGGaaattctacttctacttctcCGGCCAAAACCCCACCTACGACCGCAAAACCATCGGCGTAGCCGTAGCTTCTTCCCCCGAAGGCCCCTTCACCGCCGAACCCACAGCCATGATCCTCAACAACGAAGCCATAACCTCCGGCCAAGCCATCGACCCTCAAGCCTTCCACGACCCCATCACAGGAAAATTCTACCTCTACTGGGGAAACGGAAATCCCGTCATGGCCGAACTCTCCCAGGATATGAAATCCATCATCCCCTCAACCCTCCAATCTATCTCCGGTCTGACAGATTTCCGCGAAGCTTCTTTCGTCGTCTATCGCGCTCCATACTACCATTTCACCTACTCAATCGACGACACCGGAAGTCCGAACTATCGCGTCGGATACGCCACCGGACCTTCCGCTACAGGACCTTGGACTTATCATGGAGTGATTTTAGAGAAAGATGAGAGTCAAGGGATTTTGGGCACGGCGCATAATTCGATTGTGAATGTTCCGGGGACGGATGAGTGGTTTATTGCGTATCATAGGTTTAGGATTCCGAATGGGGATGGGACGCATCGGGAGACGACGGTTGATAAGTTGGAGTTTGGGGAGGATGGGTTGATTAGGAAGGTTGTGCCTACGTTGGATGGGCCGGGGGAGAGGAGGATTTGTGGGTATTAG
- a CDS encoding uncharacterized protein (CAZy:AA1) — protein MSLITLFTLFTCASAVTRRFAIDVQWGTGAPDGFERRMMLVNGTSPGPPLVVDQGDNVEFYVRNGLDVEATVHFHGIVQQNTPWSDGVPGLSQRPIAPGSDWLYKWTANEYGAYWYHAHYQAQASDGFYGPILIRPRQSEPRPFSGITNDPQELRAIQRAEDNPHFIMVADWQHVTSEELYDIENRTNIDVYCSQSILFNGKGSVPCLTPDEQRAAIPPPFQWLYAPGGPMADQNLTANGCAPFNGFTNNPGPINPSGLPKEVVGCEATQAELSDFKVDPAEQWATFHLMSSTSILAPVVSLDGHVMWVYAVDGRYIEPYRVHGVQLYSGERYSVMIPLNQAPGTYTFRASHLGFNQILSGYATVTYTGGDADEKDEGGYNGGGGGKPPSYGQHFPSKGHQPHSYGEQGPNSENDPAHPGSRFPCFEHPPSNFAHEARNCIKNGIDSWLPGLGRKGLAKRQSDNDSQAYFTYGGFPVSQDVILLNTTNIVPFPNVPPARDVDATHIFYMSRFQAPWLWTVTGRAAYPSHPEEYAEDTPLLYYPNSPEANNRDLVVRTQNNTWIDLVFFVTDIFGPPHPMHKHSNKAYVIGKGVGNWTWDTVAEAAAAQPQYFNFENPPLRDGYATEPSAGQPVWLVIRYHVENPGAFMLHCHIQTHLAGGMAVALLDGVEDFPEIPEEYAVDGNGM, from the exons ATGTCGTTGATCACTCTTTTCACGCTCTTTACTTGTGCTAGTGCTGTTACGAGGCGGTTTGCAATTGACGTGCAATGGGGAACGGGCGCGCCAGATGGCTTCGAACGTCGGATGATGTTGGTGAACGGCACTTCTCCTGGACCACCGTTGGTCGTTGATCAAGGTGACAATGTTGAG TTCTATGTACGCAATGGCTTGGACGTGGAAGCCACAGTCCACTTTCATGGCATTGT ACAACAAAACACACCTTGGTCAGATGGTGTGCCCGGACTGTCGCAACGACCTATTGCTCCTGGATCTGACTGGTTATACAAATGGACTGCTAATGAATATGGAGCATATTG GTATCATGCACACTATCAAGCTCAAGCCAGCGATGGATTTTATGGACCTATCTTAATCAGGCCTCGACAATCGGAGCCCAGGCCGTTCAGTGGCATCACCAACGACCCGCAAGAACTGAGGGCGATTCAACGAGCCGAGGACAATCCACATTTCATCATGGTTGCTGACTGGCAGCATGTGACTTCAGAAGAATTATACGACATCGAGAACCGCACTAATATCGATGTGTATTGCTCTCAAAGCATACTGTTCAACGGAAAAGGCTCCGTTCCCTGCTTGACTCCTGACGAACAACGAGCGGCTATACCACCTCCGTTCCAATGGCTTTACGCACCGGGTGGACCCATGGCTGATCAAAACCTCACTGCTAATGGCTGCGCCCCCTTCAATGGATTCACGAACAACCCCGGGCCCATAAACCCGTCCGGACTTCCGAAAGAGGTAGTCGGATGTGAAGCCACTCAAGCCGAACTGTCCGATTTCAAAGTCGACCCCGCGGAACAATGGGCTACCTTCCACCTCATGAGTTCCACCTCCATATTGGCACCTGTCGTCTCTCTGGACGGGCATGTAATGTGGGTTTATGCTGTCGATGGTCGATACATCGAGCCCTATCGGGTACATGGAGTGCAGCTCTACAGCGGCGAGCGCTACTCGGTGATGATCCCACTCAACCAGGCTCCAGGCACTTACACGTTCCGCGCAAGTCACCTTGGCTTCAATCAGATTCTCAGCGGGTATGCGACTGTCACCTATACGGGTGGCGATGCGGACGAAAAGGATGAAGGTGGTTACAATGGGGGCGGTGGTGGTAAGCCTCCTTCTTACGGACAACATTTTCCCAGCAAAGGTCATCAGCCCCATAGCTACGGCGAGCAAGGTCCCAACAGTGAAAACGATCCTGCACATCCAGGATCGAGGTTCCCTTGTTTTGAACACCCGCCATCGAACTTTGCCCACGAGGCACGAAACTGCATCAAGAACGGGATTGACTCTTGGCTTCCAGGTCTTGGGCGGAAAGGTCTAGCAAAGCGTCAATCAGACAACGACTCACAAGCGTACTTTACCTATGGTGGATTCCCTGTCTCACAAGATGTCATTCTCCTCAACACGACCAACATCGTGCCATTCCCGAATGTACCACCCGCACGAGACGTCGACGCCACCCACATTTTCTACATGTCCAGATTCCAAGCCCCATGGCTCTGGACCGTAACAGGCCGAGCAGCATACCCAAGTCACCCAGAAGAATACGCCGAAGACACTCCACTCCTCTACTATCCCAACAGCCCAGAAGCCAACAACCGCGACCTCGTGGTCCGCACCCAAAACAACACCTGGATcgacctcgtcttcttcgtaaCCGACATCTTCGGCCCACCACATCCCATGCACAAACACAGCAACAAAGCCTACGTCATTGGCAAAGGCGTCGGAAACTGGACTTGGGACACTGtagcagaagctgctgccgcGCAACCACAGTATTTCAATTTCGAGAATCCGCCGCTACGAGATGGATATGCGACGGAACCTTCGGCCGGCCAGCCGGTTTGGTTGGTTATAAGATATCATGTGGAGAATCCGGGGGCTTTTATGTTACATTGTCATATTCAGACACATCTGGCGGGGGGAATGGCTGTGGCTTTGCTGGATGGTGTGGAGGATTTCCCGGAGATCCCGGAGGAGTATGCTGTTGATGGGAATGGGATGTGA